The Natranaerobius trueperi DNA window GGTGCTTTTACACAATCTCCTGATTTAGGTGTCAATCCAGTTTTTTTAAATTTGTTAACCTTTCTTCCAGAGATACTACCACAATAATCTGCTTCCCATGTTAAATTCTCATCAGGTATATTAACTACAAACTCTTTTGTTTGTGTTATAAAGTCATACGAGTAACGTTCTGGACGTACTGCTATGCCAATCATTGGTGGCTTAGAATTTACTGTCCCTACCCAAGCAATAGTTAGTATGTTTTTATTACCACTACTGTCAGCTACACTTACCATTACTGAAGGCACTGGGAATAAGTAAGTGCCTGGATCAAAGCTACTCTTTTTCATATAAACACCTCCTGTTTTTATCTACCATTCCTACTTTACTCAACCGTTTATATACCTCTTATTTTAGTTTATAAATTTTTAAGTAATTATATGTCTAAAAAGATATAAATGTTTCGCCGATAATCGAAATATAAGAATTTGTTTT harbors:
- a CDS encoding flavin reductase family protein, which codes for MKKSSFDPGTYLFPVPSVMVSVADSSGNKNILTIAWVGTVNSKPPMIGIAVRPERYSYDFITQTKEFVVNIPDENLTWEADYCGSISGRKVNKFKKTGLTPKSGDCVKAPLLAEAPINLECLVQNIIELGSHHFIIGEVKKAHIAEKMLDQNGKPDVLKGKLITFGGKGYYNTNEYIFKRGDAIK